The following proteins come from a genomic window of Lolium rigidum isolate FL_2022 chromosome 5, APGP_CSIRO_Lrig_0.1, whole genome shotgun sequence:
- the LOC124653923 gene encoding zinc finger protein STAR3-like gives MDRGKNIIQEESANFSSCPLISNYQGSSENLLLDMGIQHPFPAFTSPLDAAPSASIPHMDWNPDTMLDNLTFIEAKIGQVKNVIRSMVGNGGQLWTEPGQQQQQQQVNADLTCLIVQLISTAGSLLPSLKNSSFLSHPPAGQMVNLAGTSSNSNPNAAVSEDHKEELGSPDYEEFFKGLTDGAVEGIDIENVVVKDHDVKDDNEGGEAGMDGDSLPPGSYELLQLEKDEILAPHTHFCAICGKGFKRDANLRMHMRGHGDEYKSPAALAKPPRDASVDQDTVVKRYSCPFAGCKRNKLHKSFLPLKTILCVKNHYKRSHCEKSHTCSRCHAKKFSIMADLKTHEKHCGQVKWLCSCGTTFSRKDKLFAHVGLFKGHTPLLPVDEPEAAYKVAHAGGHREPAKVEISMGSSFMWGNSSGDGGEPLGVSGLDGCSDDFLCTANFGSFGFGLGQCHGFPEDQSEGLFRMLPSDHYQSGEKNGES, from the coding sequence ATGGACCGCGGCAAGAATATCATCCAGGAGGAATCTGCAAACTTCAGCTCATGTCCTCTGATTTCAAACTACCAGGGCAGTTCAGAGAATCTGCTCCTTGACATGGGGATCCAACATCCCTTTCCAGCATTTACCTCACCATTGGATGCTGCACCATCCGCCAgcatcccacacatggattggaaCCCGGATACCATGCTTGACAACCTCACATTTATTGAAGCTAAGATTGGGCAAGTAAAAAATGTTATCCGTTCAATGGTTGGCAATGGTGGCCAGTTATGGACTGAACCagggcagcagcaacaacaacagcaggtCAATGCAGACCTGACATGCCTCATAGTTCAGCTCATCTCTACTGCTGGGAGCCTTCTCCCGTCACTGAAGAACTCATCCTTTTTGAGTCACCCCCCTGCAGGGCAGATGGTTAATCTTGCTGGCACAAGCTCAAACTCGAATCCTAATGCAGCCGTCTCTGAAGATCACAAGGAGGAATTGGGTAGCCCTGACTACGAAGAGTTCTTCAAGGGATTGACTGATGGTGCTGTGGAGGGTATTGACATTGAGAATGTTGTTGTCAAGGATCACGATgtcaaggatgacaatgaaggcgGTGAGGCTGGCATGGATGGAGATAGCCTACCGCCGGGATCGTATGAGCTCTTGCAGCTAGAGAAGGATGAGATCTTGGCTCCACACACACATTTCTGCGCCATCTGTGGAAAGGGCTTCAAGAGGGATGCCAACCTGCGGATGCACATGAGAGGGCATGGCGACGAGTACAAGAGCCCTGCCGCGCTGGCCAAACCACCTAGAGACGCGAGCGTGGACCAAGATACCGTCGTGAAGAGGTACTCATGCCCGTTTGCCGGGTGCAAGCGGAACAAGCTGCACAAGAGCTTCCTGCCCCTCAAGACGATTCTGTGTGTGAAGAACCACTACAAACGGAGCCACTGCGAGAAGAGCCACACCTGCAGTCGGTGTCATGCCAAGAAGTTCTCCATCATGGCTGACCTGAAGACACACGAAAAGCACTGTGGCCAGGTTAAGTGGCTGTGCTCTTGCGGCACAACCTTCTCGAGGAAGGACAAGCTCTTCGCACACGTGGGGCTGTTCAAGGGCCACACGCCGTTGTTGCCGGTGGATGAGCCCGAGGCCGCATATAAGGTGGCTCACGCAGGAGGCCATCGAGAACCAGCTAAGGTTGAAATCTCCATGGGTAGTAGCTTCATGTGGGGTAACTCTTCAGGCGATGGCGGTGAGCCGTTAGGTGTTAGTGGGCTCGACGGCTGCAGCGACGACTTCCTTTGTACAGCGAATTTTGGCTCCTTTGGCTTCGGTTTGGGGCAATGCCATGGGTTTCCAGAAGATCAGTCCGAGGGGTTATTCCGGATGCTGCCTTCGGACCACTACCAAAGTGGTGAAAAGAATGGGGAGAGCTAA